A window of Deltaproteobacteria bacterium contains these coding sequences:
- a CDS encoding ABC transporter substrate-binding protein, producing the protein MATPLGYGAIAAAQQRAKIIKIGWLVGGPGRSAQFERYKMALRALGYIEGKNIAIEYRFPEDGKLDRLPAVAEELVRRKVDVIVATGAPAALAAKNATKTIPIVFTSGGDPVVIGLIDSLARPGGNLTG; encoded by the coding sequence ATGGCGACGCCGCTTGGGTATGGTGCGATCGCCGCGGCGCAGCAGCGGGCGAAGATAATTAAGATCGGCTGGCTCGTAGGCGGTCCTGGTCGATCAGCCCAGTTCGAGAGATACAAAATGGCGCTCCGCGCGCTTGGCTATATTGAAGGAAAGAACATTGCTATCGAGTATCGATTCCCGGAGGACGGCAAGCTCGACCGCCTCCCGGCCGTGGCTGAGGAACTGGTCCGTCGCAAGGTTGATGTCATAGTCGCGACAGGGGCGCCCGCTGCCCTGGCCGCCAAGAACGCTACCAAGACGATTCCTATCGTTTTTACGAGTGGGGGTGATCCGGTTGTGATTGGGCTGATCGATAGCCTGGCGCGGCCGGGCGGGAACCTCACGGG